One window of Branchiostoma lanceolatum isolate klBraLanc5 chromosome 8, klBraLanc5.hap2, whole genome shotgun sequence genomic DNA carries:
- the LOC136439971 gene encoding CCR4-NOT transcription complex subunit 2-like isoform X1 translates to MTIPTSMAGMGQFGFQGPKENSPGSRKNMNLIGSGRKKGFGEEQDNEQYGDPTMYFQQVFPPQRPDKDQMSQFAGLYGNQGLGGMGALGMQVGPRGVANPQQQFNRSMSNSGVSNMPPVPAGMPPSSPSRGLLSMGPRGMVNQTQGMQGLNIPNRNNKMPSGLASPNSRSSPILNLQPQAPGNPTSLGALAGLGLSRNQPFSSQGLLGSMGSVGSGSGFSSAVKSDKQSANTSGNRKIGQMSGSTWEHPWTYDFPALSDRRGSESGSNTVGSNMPGRAYAGMVAKPPSEPQQEFTIHNEDFPALPGTQNQENNRDENANKTPTSTAVSSAGALSLPPQGMADFSWIKSDSPGFKQFKAVLANDEGGTGSDPAKFPVDKSQKRGIQTLPDGTVRNIPAGMVTDQFGMVGLLTFIRAAETDPNMVALALGSDLTTLGLNLNSPENLYNNFGGPWADHPCRAQDIDIPLHTFPDFHVPSEYLTNIHIRHKLAPIKLNRYGEDLLFFMFYTATQDVLQLAAAAELYNRDWRYHKEERVWITRAPGMEPHVKTNTYERGTYYFFDAQGWRKVAKEFHLDYDKLEDRPHLPATLHHNPAALA, encoded by the exons ATGACAATACCTACCAGCATGGCTGGGATGGGACA GTTTGGATTTCAAGGACCGAAGGAAAACTCGCCTGGTAGCAGAAAAAACATGAATCTCATCGGCTCTGGAAGAAAAAAG GGGTTTGGAGAGGAGCAGGATAATGAGCAGTATGGGGATCCCACCATGTACTTCCAACAGGTCTTCCCTCCTCAGAGACCAGACAAAGATCAG ATGTCCCAGTTTGCTGGTCTCTATGGTAACCAGGGCCTTGGTG GTATGGGGGCACTAGGCATGCAGGTGGGGCCGCGAGGGGTGGCCAACCCCCAGCAACAGTTCAACAGGAGCATGTCCAACTCAGGGGTCAGCAACATGCCCCCTGTGCCTGCAGGCATGCCCCCTTCCTCTCCTAGCAG AGGGCTGTTGTCCATGGGTCCCCGTGGCATGGTTAACCAGACACAGGGCATGCAAGGACTCAACATTCCCAACAGGAACAACAAGATGCCGTCCGGGCTGGCCAGTCCAAATAGTCGCAGCTCGCCCATTCTTAATCTACAGCCTCAGGCACCTGG GAATCCCACGTCACTAGGAGCTCTAGCAGGTCTGGGTCTCAGTAGAAACCAACCTTTCAGCAGCCAG gGCCTATTGGGAAGTATGGGATCTGTTGGGAGTGGGTCAGGCTTCAGTAGCGCAG TAAAATCTGACAAACAGTCCGCTAACACGTCCGGCAACCGGAAGATTGGACAGATGAGCGGCAGCACCTGGGAACATCCCTGGACATACG ATTTCCCTGCTTTGAGTGATCGGCGTGGTAGTGAAAGTGGCTCCAATACCGTTGGTTCCAATATGCCTGGTAGAGCGTATG CTGGTATGGTGGCCAAACCCCCAAGTGAACCCCAGCAGGAGTTTACCATCCATAATGAAGACTTTCCAGCATTACCAGGGACACAGA ACCAAGAAAATAACAGAGATGAGAATGCAAACAAAACA CCCACAAGTACGGCAGTATCATCAGCGGGAG CTCTCTCCCTTCCACCCCAAGGTATGGCAGACTTCAGCTGGATAAAGTCAGACTCACCAGGGTTTAAACAGTTCAAAG CAGTTCTGGCAAACGATGAAGGAG GGACAGGGTCAGATCCGGCCAAGTTCCCAGTAGACAAGTCCCAGAAGAGAGGTATACAGACATTACCTGACG GCACGGTAAGAAACATCCCAGCAGGTATGGTAACGGACCAGTTTGGTATGGTAGGGCTCCTCACCTTCATACGGGCGGCGGAGACAGACCCCAACATGGTGGCGCTCGCGTTGGGGAGCGACCTCACCACACTAGGGCTCAACCTCAACTCTCCAGA GAACTTGTATAATAACTTTGGTGGGCCATGGGCAGACCACCCGTGCAGAGCACAAGATATAG ATATTCCGTTGCACACATTTCCAGACTTCCACGTCCCATCGGAGTACCTGACTAACATCCACATCAGGCACAAGTTGGCGCCCATCAAGCTGAACCGGTACGGCGAGGACCTGCTGTTCTTCATGTTCTACACGGCAACGCAGGACGTGCTGCAGTTAGCTGCCGCTGCAGAGTT GTACAACCGAGACTGGAGGTACCACAAGGAGGAGAGAGTGTGGATCACGAGAGCGCCCGGGATGGAGCCCCACGTCAAAACCAACACGTATGAGAGGGGGACGTACTACTTCTTTGATGCCCAGGGCTGGAGAAAGGTCGCCAAGGAGTTCCATTTAGACTACGACAAGTTGGAAGACCGGCCCCACCTGCCCGCAACGTTGCATCACAACCCAGCGGCCCTCGCATAA
- the LOC136439971 gene encoding CCR4-NOT transcription complex subunit 2-like isoform X5 — MTIPTSMAGMGQFGFQGPKENSPGSRKNMNLIGSGRKKGFGEEQDNEQYGDPTMYFQQVFPPQRPDKDQMSQFAGLYGNQGLGGMGALGMQVGPRGVANPQQQFNRSMSNSGVSNMPPVPAGMPPSSPSRGLLSMGPRGMVNQTQGMQGLNIPNRNNKMPSGLASPNSRSSPILNLQPQAPGNPTSLGALAGLGLSRNQPFSSQGLLGSMGSVGSGSGFSSAVKSDKQSANTSGNRKIGQMSGSTWEHPWTYDFPALSDRRGSESGSNTVGSNMPGRAYAGMVAKPPSEPQQEFTIHNEDFPALPGTQNQENNRDENANKTPTSTAVSSAGALSLPPQGMADFSWIKSDSPGFKQFKGTGSDPAKFPVDKSQKRGIQTLPDGTVRNIPAGMVTDQFGMVGLLTFIRAAETDPNMVALALGSDLTTLGLNLNSPENLYNNFGGPWADHPCRAQDIDIPLHTFPDFHVPSEYLTNIHIRHKLAPIKLNRYGEDLLFFMFYTATQDVLQLAAAAELYNRDWRYHKEERVWITRAPGMEPHVKTNTYERGTYYFFDAQGWRKVAKEFHLDYDKLEDRPHLPATLHHNPAALA; from the exons ATGACAATACCTACCAGCATGGCTGGGATGGGACA GTTTGGATTTCAAGGACCGAAGGAAAACTCGCCTGGTAGCAGAAAAAACATGAATCTCATCGGCTCTGGAAGAAAAAAG GGGTTTGGAGAGGAGCAGGATAATGAGCAGTATGGGGATCCCACCATGTACTTCCAACAGGTCTTCCCTCCTCAGAGACCAGACAAAGATCAG ATGTCCCAGTTTGCTGGTCTCTATGGTAACCAGGGCCTTGGTG GTATGGGGGCACTAGGCATGCAGGTGGGGCCGCGAGGGGTGGCCAACCCCCAGCAACAGTTCAACAGGAGCATGTCCAACTCAGGGGTCAGCAACATGCCCCCTGTGCCTGCAGGCATGCCCCCTTCCTCTCCTAGCAG AGGGCTGTTGTCCATGGGTCCCCGTGGCATGGTTAACCAGACACAGGGCATGCAAGGACTCAACATTCCCAACAGGAACAACAAGATGCCGTCCGGGCTGGCCAGTCCAAATAGTCGCAGCTCGCCCATTCTTAATCTACAGCCTCAGGCACCTGG GAATCCCACGTCACTAGGAGCTCTAGCAGGTCTGGGTCTCAGTAGAAACCAACCTTTCAGCAGCCAG gGCCTATTGGGAAGTATGGGATCTGTTGGGAGTGGGTCAGGCTTCAGTAGCGCAG TAAAATCTGACAAACAGTCCGCTAACACGTCCGGCAACCGGAAGATTGGACAGATGAGCGGCAGCACCTGGGAACATCCCTGGACATACG ATTTCCCTGCTTTGAGTGATCGGCGTGGTAGTGAAAGTGGCTCCAATACCGTTGGTTCCAATATGCCTGGTAGAGCGTATG CTGGTATGGTGGCCAAACCCCCAAGTGAACCCCAGCAGGAGTTTACCATCCATAATGAAGACTTTCCAGCATTACCAGGGACACAGA ACCAAGAAAATAACAGAGATGAGAATGCAAACAAAACA CCCACAAGTACGGCAGTATCATCAGCGGGAG CTCTCTCCCTTCCACCCCAAGGTATGGCAGACTTCAGCTGGATAAAGTCAGACTCACCAGGGTTTAAACAGTTCAAAG GGACAGGGTCAGATCCGGCCAAGTTCCCAGTAGACAAGTCCCAGAAGAGAGGTATACAGACATTACCTGACG GCACGGTAAGAAACATCCCAGCAGGTATGGTAACGGACCAGTTTGGTATGGTAGGGCTCCTCACCTTCATACGGGCGGCGGAGACAGACCCCAACATGGTGGCGCTCGCGTTGGGGAGCGACCTCACCACACTAGGGCTCAACCTCAACTCTCCAGA GAACTTGTATAATAACTTTGGTGGGCCATGGGCAGACCACCCGTGCAGAGCACAAGATATAG ATATTCCGTTGCACACATTTCCAGACTTCCACGTCCCATCGGAGTACCTGACTAACATCCACATCAGGCACAAGTTGGCGCCCATCAAGCTGAACCGGTACGGCGAGGACCTGCTGTTCTTCATGTTCTACACGGCAACGCAGGACGTGCTGCAGTTAGCTGCCGCTGCAGAGTT GTACAACCGAGACTGGAGGTACCACAAGGAGGAGAGAGTGTGGATCACGAGAGCGCCCGGGATGGAGCCCCACGTCAAAACCAACACGTATGAGAGGGGGACGTACTACTTCTTTGATGCCCAGGGCTGGAGAAAGGTCGCCAAGGAGTTCCATTTAGACTACGACAAGTTGGAAGACCGGCCCCACCTGCCCGCAACGTTGCATCACAACCCAGCGGCCCTCGCATAA
- the LOC136439971 gene encoding CCR4-NOT transcription complex subunit 2-like isoform X10: protein MTIPTSMAGMGQFGFQGPKENSPGSRKNMNLIGSGRKKGFGEEQDNEQYGDPTMYFQQVFPPQRPDKDQMSQFAGLYGNQGLGGMGALGMQVGPRGVANPQQQFNRSMSNSGVSNMPPVPAGMPPSSPSRGLLSMGPRGMVNQTQGMQGLNIPNRNNKMPSGLASPNSRSSPILNLQPQAPGNPTSLGALAGLGLSRNQPFSSQGLLGSMGSVGSGSGFSSADFPALSDRRGSESGSNTVGSNMPGRAYAGMVAKPPSEPQQEFTIHNEDFPALPGTQNQENNRDENANKTPTSTAVSSAGALSLPPQGMADFSWIKSDSPGFKQFKAVLANDEGGTGSDPAKFPVDKSQKRGIQTLPDGTVRNIPAGMVTDQFGMVGLLTFIRAAETDPNMVALALGSDLTTLGLNLNSPENLYNNFGGPWADHPCRAQDIDIPLHTFPDFHVPSEYLTNIHIRHKLAPIKLNRYGEDLLFFMFYTATQDVLQLAAAAELYNRDWRYHKEERVWITRAPGMEPHVKTNTYERGTYYFFDAQGWRKVAKEFHLDYDKLEDRPHLPATLHHNPAALA, encoded by the exons ATGACAATACCTACCAGCATGGCTGGGATGGGACA GTTTGGATTTCAAGGACCGAAGGAAAACTCGCCTGGTAGCAGAAAAAACATGAATCTCATCGGCTCTGGAAGAAAAAAG GGGTTTGGAGAGGAGCAGGATAATGAGCAGTATGGGGATCCCACCATGTACTTCCAACAGGTCTTCCCTCCTCAGAGACCAGACAAAGATCAG ATGTCCCAGTTTGCTGGTCTCTATGGTAACCAGGGCCTTGGTG GTATGGGGGCACTAGGCATGCAGGTGGGGCCGCGAGGGGTGGCCAACCCCCAGCAACAGTTCAACAGGAGCATGTCCAACTCAGGGGTCAGCAACATGCCCCCTGTGCCTGCAGGCATGCCCCCTTCCTCTCCTAGCAG AGGGCTGTTGTCCATGGGTCCCCGTGGCATGGTTAACCAGACACAGGGCATGCAAGGACTCAACATTCCCAACAGGAACAACAAGATGCCGTCCGGGCTGGCCAGTCCAAATAGTCGCAGCTCGCCCATTCTTAATCTACAGCCTCAGGCACCTGG GAATCCCACGTCACTAGGAGCTCTAGCAGGTCTGGGTCTCAGTAGAAACCAACCTTTCAGCAGCCAG gGCCTATTGGGAAGTATGGGATCTGTTGGGAGTGGGTCAGGCTTCAGTAGCGCAG ATTTCCCTGCTTTGAGTGATCGGCGTGGTAGTGAAAGTGGCTCCAATACCGTTGGTTCCAATATGCCTGGTAGAGCGTATG CTGGTATGGTGGCCAAACCCCCAAGTGAACCCCAGCAGGAGTTTACCATCCATAATGAAGACTTTCCAGCATTACCAGGGACACAGA ACCAAGAAAATAACAGAGATGAGAATGCAAACAAAACA CCCACAAGTACGGCAGTATCATCAGCGGGAG CTCTCTCCCTTCCACCCCAAGGTATGGCAGACTTCAGCTGGATAAAGTCAGACTCACCAGGGTTTAAACAGTTCAAAG CAGTTCTGGCAAACGATGAAGGAG GGACAGGGTCAGATCCGGCCAAGTTCCCAGTAGACAAGTCCCAGAAGAGAGGTATACAGACATTACCTGACG GCACGGTAAGAAACATCCCAGCAGGTATGGTAACGGACCAGTTTGGTATGGTAGGGCTCCTCACCTTCATACGGGCGGCGGAGACAGACCCCAACATGGTGGCGCTCGCGTTGGGGAGCGACCTCACCACACTAGGGCTCAACCTCAACTCTCCAGA GAACTTGTATAATAACTTTGGTGGGCCATGGGCAGACCACCCGTGCAGAGCACAAGATATAG ATATTCCGTTGCACACATTTCCAGACTTCCACGTCCCATCGGAGTACCTGACTAACATCCACATCAGGCACAAGTTGGCGCCCATCAAGCTGAACCGGTACGGCGAGGACCTGCTGTTCTTCATGTTCTACACGGCAACGCAGGACGTGCTGCAGTTAGCTGCCGCTGCAGAGTT GTACAACCGAGACTGGAGGTACCACAAGGAGGAGAGAGTGTGGATCACGAGAGCGCCCGGGATGGAGCCCCACGTCAAAACCAACACGTATGAGAGGGGGACGTACTACTTCTTTGATGCCCAGGGCTGGAGAAAGGTCGCCAAGGAGTTCCATTTAGACTACGACAAGTTGGAAGACCGGCCCCACCTGCCCGCAACGTTGCATCACAACCCAGCGGCCCTCGCATAA
- the LOC136439971 gene encoding CCR4-NOT transcription complex subunit 2-like isoform X4 — protein sequence MTIPTSMAGMGQFGFQGPKENSPGSRKNMNLIGSGRKKGFGEEQDNEQYGDPTMYFQQVFPPQRPDKDQMSQFAGLYGNQGLGGMGALGMQVGPRGVANPQQQFNRSMSNSGVSNMPPVPAGMPPSSPSRGLLSMGPRGMVNQTQGMQGLNIPNRNNKMPSGLASPNSRSSPILNLQPQAPGNPTSLGALAGLGLSRNQPFSSQGLLGSMGSVGSGSGFSSAVKSDKQSANTSGNRKIGQMSGSTWEHPWTYDFPALSDRRGSESGSNTVGSNMPGRAYAGMVAKPPSEPQQEFTIHNEDFPALPGTQNQENNRDENANKTPTSTAVSSAGALSLPPQGMADFSWIKSDSPGFKQFKAVLANDEGGTGSDPAKFPVDKSQKRGIQTLPDGTVRNIPAGMVTDQFGMVGLLTFIRAAETDPNMVALALGSDLTTLGLNLNSPENLYNNFGGPWADHPCRAQDIDFHVPSEYLTNIHIRHKLAPIKLNRYGEDLLFFMFYTATQDVLQLAAAAELYNRDWRYHKEERVWITRAPGMEPHVKTNTYERGTYYFFDAQGWRKVAKEFHLDYDKLEDRPHLPATLHHNPAALA from the exons ATGACAATACCTACCAGCATGGCTGGGATGGGACA GTTTGGATTTCAAGGACCGAAGGAAAACTCGCCTGGTAGCAGAAAAAACATGAATCTCATCGGCTCTGGAAGAAAAAAG GGGTTTGGAGAGGAGCAGGATAATGAGCAGTATGGGGATCCCACCATGTACTTCCAACAGGTCTTCCCTCCTCAGAGACCAGACAAAGATCAG ATGTCCCAGTTTGCTGGTCTCTATGGTAACCAGGGCCTTGGTG GTATGGGGGCACTAGGCATGCAGGTGGGGCCGCGAGGGGTGGCCAACCCCCAGCAACAGTTCAACAGGAGCATGTCCAACTCAGGGGTCAGCAACATGCCCCCTGTGCCTGCAGGCATGCCCCCTTCCTCTCCTAGCAG AGGGCTGTTGTCCATGGGTCCCCGTGGCATGGTTAACCAGACACAGGGCATGCAAGGACTCAACATTCCCAACAGGAACAACAAGATGCCGTCCGGGCTGGCCAGTCCAAATAGTCGCAGCTCGCCCATTCTTAATCTACAGCCTCAGGCACCTGG GAATCCCACGTCACTAGGAGCTCTAGCAGGTCTGGGTCTCAGTAGAAACCAACCTTTCAGCAGCCAG gGCCTATTGGGAAGTATGGGATCTGTTGGGAGTGGGTCAGGCTTCAGTAGCGCAG TAAAATCTGACAAACAGTCCGCTAACACGTCCGGCAACCGGAAGATTGGACAGATGAGCGGCAGCACCTGGGAACATCCCTGGACATACG ATTTCCCTGCTTTGAGTGATCGGCGTGGTAGTGAAAGTGGCTCCAATACCGTTGGTTCCAATATGCCTGGTAGAGCGTATG CTGGTATGGTGGCCAAACCCCCAAGTGAACCCCAGCAGGAGTTTACCATCCATAATGAAGACTTTCCAGCATTACCAGGGACACAGA ACCAAGAAAATAACAGAGATGAGAATGCAAACAAAACA CCCACAAGTACGGCAGTATCATCAGCGGGAG CTCTCTCCCTTCCACCCCAAGGTATGGCAGACTTCAGCTGGATAAAGTCAGACTCACCAGGGTTTAAACAGTTCAAAG CAGTTCTGGCAAACGATGAAGGAG GGACAGGGTCAGATCCGGCCAAGTTCCCAGTAGACAAGTCCCAGAAGAGAGGTATACAGACATTACCTGACG GCACGGTAAGAAACATCCCAGCAGGTATGGTAACGGACCAGTTTGGTATGGTAGGGCTCCTCACCTTCATACGGGCGGCGGAGACAGACCCCAACATGGTGGCGCTCGCGTTGGGGAGCGACCTCACCACACTAGGGCTCAACCTCAACTCTCCAGA GAACTTGTATAATAACTTTGGTGGGCCATGGGCAGACCACCCGTGCAGAGCACAAGATATAG ACTTCCACGTCCCATCGGAGTACCTGACTAACATCCACATCAGGCACAAGTTGGCGCCCATCAAGCTGAACCGGTACGGCGAGGACCTGCTGTTCTTCATGTTCTACACGGCAACGCAGGACGTGCTGCAGTTAGCTGCCGCTGCAGAGTT GTACAACCGAGACTGGAGGTACCACAAGGAGGAGAGAGTGTGGATCACGAGAGCGCCCGGGATGGAGCCCCACGTCAAAACCAACACGTATGAGAGGGGGACGTACTACTTCTTTGATGCCCAGGGCTGGAGAAAGGTCGCCAAGGAGTTCCATTTAGACTACGACAAGTTGGAAGACCGGCCCCACCTGCCCGCAACGTTGCATCACAACCCAGCGGCCCTCGCATAA
- the LOC136439971 gene encoding CCR4-NOT transcription complex subunit 2-like isoform X8, whose translation MTIPTSMAGMGQFGFQGPKENSPGSRKNMNLIGSGRKKGFGEEQDNEQYGDPTMYFQQVFPPQRPDKDQMSQFAGLYGNQGLGGMGALGMQVGPRGVANPQQQFNRSMSNSGVSNMPPVPAGMPPSSPSRGLLSMGPRGMVNQTQGMQGLNIPNRNNKMPSGLASPNSRSSPILNLQPQAPGNPTSLGALAGLGLSRNQPFSSQGLLGSMGSVGSGSGFSSAVKSDKQSANTSGNRKIGQMSGSTWEHPWTYDFPALSDRRGSESGSNTVGSNMPGRAYAGMVAKPPSEPQQEFTIHNEDFPALPGTQNQENNRDENANKTPTSTAVSSAGALSLPPQGMADFSWIKSDSPGFKQFKGTGSDPAKFPVDKSQKRGIQTLPDGTVRNIPAGMVTDQFGMVGLLTFIRAAETDPNMVALALGSDLTTLGLNLNSPENLYNNFGGPWADHPCRAQDIDFHVPSEYLTNIHIRHKLAPIKLNRYGEDLLFFMFYTATQDVLQLAAAAELYNRDWRYHKEERVWITRAPGMEPHVKTNTYERGTYYFFDAQGWRKVAKEFHLDYDKLEDRPHLPATLHHNPAALA comes from the exons ATGACAATACCTACCAGCATGGCTGGGATGGGACA GTTTGGATTTCAAGGACCGAAGGAAAACTCGCCTGGTAGCAGAAAAAACATGAATCTCATCGGCTCTGGAAGAAAAAAG GGGTTTGGAGAGGAGCAGGATAATGAGCAGTATGGGGATCCCACCATGTACTTCCAACAGGTCTTCCCTCCTCAGAGACCAGACAAAGATCAG ATGTCCCAGTTTGCTGGTCTCTATGGTAACCAGGGCCTTGGTG GTATGGGGGCACTAGGCATGCAGGTGGGGCCGCGAGGGGTGGCCAACCCCCAGCAACAGTTCAACAGGAGCATGTCCAACTCAGGGGTCAGCAACATGCCCCCTGTGCCTGCAGGCATGCCCCCTTCCTCTCCTAGCAG AGGGCTGTTGTCCATGGGTCCCCGTGGCATGGTTAACCAGACACAGGGCATGCAAGGACTCAACATTCCCAACAGGAACAACAAGATGCCGTCCGGGCTGGCCAGTCCAAATAGTCGCAGCTCGCCCATTCTTAATCTACAGCCTCAGGCACCTGG GAATCCCACGTCACTAGGAGCTCTAGCAGGTCTGGGTCTCAGTAGAAACCAACCTTTCAGCAGCCAG gGCCTATTGGGAAGTATGGGATCTGTTGGGAGTGGGTCAGGCTTCAGTAGCGCAG TAAAATCTGACAAACAGTCCGCTAACACGTCCGGCAACCGGAAGATTGGACAGATGAGCGGCAGCACCTGGGAACATCCCTGGACATACG ATTTCCCTGCTTTGAGTGATCGGCGTGGTAGTGAAAGTGGCTCCAATACCGTTGGTTCCAATATGCCTGGTAGAGCGTATG CTGGTATGGTGGCCAAACCCCCAAGTGAACCCCAGCAGGAGTTTACCATCCATAATGAAGACTTTCCAGCATTACCAGGGACACAGA ACCAAGAAAATAACAGAGATGAGAATGCAAACAAAACA CCCACAAGTACGGCAGTATCATCAGCGGGAG CTCTCTCCCTTCCACCCCAAGGTATGGCAGACTTCAGCTGGATAAAGTCAGACTCACCAGGGTTTAAACAGTTCAAAG GGACAGGGTCAGATCCGGCCAAGTTCCCAGTAGACAAGTCCCAGAAGAGAGGTATACAGACATTACCTGACG GCACGGTAAGAAACATCCCAGCAGGTATGGTAACGGACCAGTTTGGTATGGTAGGGCTCCTCACCTTCATACGGGCGGCGGAGACAGACCCCAACATGGTGGCGCTCGCGTTGGGGAGCGACCTCACCACACTAGGGCTCAACCTCAACTCTCCAGA GAACTTGTATAATAACTTTGGTGGGCCATGGGCAGACCACCCGTGCAGAGCACAAGATATAG ACTTCCACGTCCCATCGGAGTACCTGACTAACATCCACATCAGGCACAAGTTGGCGCCCATCAAGCTGAACCGGTACGGCGAGGACCTGCTGTTCTTCATGTTCTACACGGCAACGCAGGACGTGCTGCAGTTAGCTGCCGCTGCAGAGTT GTACAACCGAGACTGGAGGTACCACAAGGAGGAGAGAGTGTGGATCACGAGAGCGCCCGGGATGGAGCCCCACGTCAAAACCAACACGTATGAGAGGGGGACGTACTACTTCTTTGATGCCCAGGGCTGGAGAAAGGTCGCCAAGGAGTTCCATTTAGACTACGACAAGTTGGAAGACCGGCCCCACCTGCCCGCAACGTTGCATCACAACCCAGCGGCCCTCGCATAA
- the LOC136439971 gene encoding CCR4-NOT transcription complex subunit 2-like isoform X2 — MTIPTSMAGMGQFGFQGPKENSPGSRKNMNLIGSGRKKGFGEEQDNEQYGDPTMYFQQVFPPQRPDKDQMSQFAGLYGNQGLGGMGALGMQVGPRGVANPQQQFNRSMSNSGVSNMPPVPAGMPPSSPSRGLLSMGPRGMVNQTQGMQGLNIPNRNNKMPSGLASPNSRSSPILNLQPQAPGNPTSLGALAGLGLSRNQPFSSQGLLGSMGSVGSGSGFSSAVKSDKQSANTSGNRKIGQMSGSTWEHPWTYDFPALSDRRGSESGSNTVGSNMPGRAYAGMVAKPPSEPQQEFTIHNEDFPALPGTQNQENNRDENANKTPTSTAVSSAGALSLPPQGMADFSWIKSDSPGFKQFKVLANDEGGTGSDPAKFPVDKSQKRGIQTLPDGTVRNIPAGMVTDQFGMVGLLTFIRAAETDPNMVALALGSDLTTLGLNLNSPENLYNNFGGPWADHPCRAQDIDIPLHTFPDFHVPSEYLTNIHIRHKLAPIKLNRYGEDLLFFMFYTATQDVLQLAAAAELYNRDWRYHKEERVWITRAPGMEPHVKTNTYERGTYYFFDAQGWRKVAKEFHLDYDKLEDRPHLPATLHHNPAALA; from the exons ATGACAATACCTACCAGCATGGCTGGGATGGGACA GTTTGGATTTCAAGGACCGAAGGAAAACTCGCCTGGTAGCAGAAAAAACATGAATCTCATCGGCTCTGGAAGAAAAAAG GGGTTTGGAGAGGAGCAGGATAATGAGCAGTATGGGGATCCCACCATGTACTTCCAACAGGTCTTCCCTCCTCAGAGACCAGACAAAGATCAG ATGTCCCAGTTTGCTGGTCTCTATGGTAACCAGGGCCTTGGTG GTATGGGGGCACTAGGCATGCAGGTGGGGCCGCGAGGGGTGGCCAACCCCCAGCAACAGTTCAACAGGAGCATGTCCAACTCAGGGGTCAGCAACATGCCCCCTGTGCCTGCAGGCATGCCCCCTTCCTCTCCTAGCAG AGGGCTGTTGTCCATGGGTCCCCGTGGCATGGTTAACCAGACACAGGGCATGCAAGGACTCAACATTCCCAACAGGAACAACAAGATGCCGTCCGGGCTGGCCAGTCCAAATAGTCGCAGCTCGCCCATTCTTAATCTACAGCCTCAGGCACCTGG GAATCCCACGTCACTAGGAGCTCTAGCAGGTCTGGGTCTCAGTAGAAACCAACCTTTCAGCAGCCAG gGCCTATTGGGAAGTATGGGATCTGTTGGGAGTGGGTCAGGCTTCAGTAGCGCAG TAAAATCTGACAAACAGTCCGCTAACACGTCCGGCAACCGGAAGATTGGACAGATGAGCGGCAGCACCTGGGAACATCCCTGGACATACG ATTTCCCTGCTTTGAGTGATCGGCGTGGTAGTGAAAGTGGCTCCAATACCGTTGGTTCCAATATGCCTGGTAGAGCGTATG CTGGTATGGTGGCCAAACCCCCAAGTGAACCCCAGCAGGAGTTTACCATCCATAATGAAGACTTTCCAGCATTACCAGGGACACAGA ACCAAGAAAATAACAGAGATGAGAATGCAAACAAAACA CCCACAAGTACGGCAGTATCATCAGCGGGAG CTCTCTCCCTTCCACCCCAAGGTATGGCAGACTTCAGCTGGATAAAGTCAGACTCACCAGGGTTTAAACAGTTCAAAG TTCTGGCAAACGATGAAGGAG GGACAGGGTCAGATCCGGCCAAGTTCCCAGTAGACAAGTCCCAGAAGAGAGGTATACAGACATTACCTGACG GCACGGTAAGAAACATCCCAGCAGGTATGGTAACGGACCAGTTTGGTATGGTAGGGCTCCTCACCTTCATACGGGCGGCGGAGACAGACCCCAACATGGTGGCGCTCGCGTTGGGGAGCGACCTCACCACACTAGGGCTCAACCTCAACTCTCCAGA GAACTTGTATAATAACTTTGGTGGGCCATGGGCAGACCACCCGTGCAGAGCACAAGATATAG ATATTCCGTTGCACACATTTCCAGACTTCCACGTCCCATCGGAGTACCTGACTAACATCCACATCAGGCACAAGTTGGCGCCCATCAAGCTGAACCGGTACGGCGAGGACCTGCTGTTCTTCATGTTCTACACGGCAACGCAGGACGTGCTGCAGTTAGCTGCCGCTGCAGAGTT GTACAACCGAGACTGGAGGTACCACAAGGAGGAGAGAGTGTGGATCACGAGAGCGCCCGGGATGGAGCCCCACGTCAAAACCAACACGTATGAGAGGGGGACGTACTACTTCTTTGATGCCCAGGGCTGGAGAAAGGTCGCCAAGGAGTTCCATTTAGACTACGACAAGTTGGAAGACCGGCCCCACCTGCCCGCAACGTTGCATCACAACCCAGCGGCCCTCGCATAA